One Faecalicatena sp. Marseille-Q4148 DNA window includes the following coding sequences:
- a CDS encoding HAMP domain-containing histidine kinase → MSGMSKIRKFKWYMIPLIALILLNAAVITKEYFSYKDETLRLGSILAEKQQSEMTLEEAETVLEKYGYIKDNASSTYREFIKSTIFMLVSSSVVYLVIAVSLKRQEKEIENKYNYVIEDIERTLNALKDGSYNPSESEFRNLAGSECHLSIARLETLIDSLYSSISVVKEKAENDKRETKDVVTDISHQLKTPLAAIKSTYELMENGKLSSDERKELETLMGFQIAALEKLILSLVNISRLESGMIDIKLTEGNLFDSVLEAVNSIWLKADEKNISIDFDDCGEDKLPTIMCDKKWLSEAFVNILDNAIKYSDENMNISIHIMKLNAMVRIEFKDQGSGISDEEKHSIFKRFYRGNNSSSVEGSGVGLYLARRIISEHNGTIMVKDNVVDGKKKGSIFVVHLPIIQ, encoded by the coding sequence ATGTCTGGAATGTCAAAAATTAGAAAGTTCAAATGGTACATGATCCCTTTGATAGCATTGATACTGTTGAATGCTGCAGTGATTACAAAAGAATATTTTTCATATAAAGACGAGACTTTGAGGCTTGGAAGTATACTTGCCGAAAAACAGCAAAGTGAAATGACTTTAGAAGAAGCAGAAACTGTTTTGGAAAAATACGGATACATAAAAGATAATGCAAGCAGTACATATAGAGAATTTATAAAATCAACGATATTTATGCTTGTTTCATCTTCTGTAGTATATCTTGTTATTGCAGTAAGTTTAAAAAGACAGGAAAAAGAAATTGAAAATAAATATAATTATGTCATTGAGGATATTGAGCGCACACTTAATGCTTTAAAAGACGGAAGCTATAATCCTTCTGAATCAGAGTTTAGAAATCTTGCCGGATCAGAGTGTCATTTAAGTATTGCACGACTTGAGACTTTAATCGATAGTTTATACAGCAGTATTTCTGTTGTGAAAGAAAAAGCTGAAAATGACAAAAGAGAAACGAAGGATGTGGTTACCGATATCTCACATCAGCTAAAGACTCCGCTTGCAGCAATAAAATCAACTTATGAATTAATGGAAAATGGAAAACTTTCATCAGATGAAAGAAAAGAATTGGAAACTCTTATGGGATTTCAAATTGCAGCATTGGAAAAACTAATTCTTTCTCTTGTCAATATTTCGAGACTTGAAAGCGGAATGATAGATATCAAGCTTACGGAAGGGAATTTGTTTGATTCGGTTTTAGAAGCAGTAAACAGTATCTGGTTAAAAGCAGATGAAAAGAATATTTCAATAGATTTTGATGACTGCGGAGAAGATAAGCTGCCAACTATAATGTGCGATAAAAAATGGCTTTCAGAAGCCTTTGTTAATATTCTTGATAATGCAATAAAATATTCTGACGAAAATATGAATATTTCAATTCACATTATGAAGCTAAATGCAATGGTAAGAATTGAATTTAAAGATCAGGGATCAGGAATTTCCGATGAAGAAAAGCACAGTATATTTAAGCGTTTTTATCGTGGGAATAACAGCAGCTCAGTCGAAGGCAGTGGTGTAGGGCTTTATCTTGCAAGGCGTATTATATCAGAGCATAATGGGACAATTATGGTAAAAGATAATGTGGTTGATGGAAAAAAGAAGGGCAGTATATTCGTTGTTCATCTCCCAATCATTCAGTGA
- a CDS encoding dihydrofolate reductase translates to MFQKLVAVEQLNLVPHANEEIAKRALEYVHYEDIPETEEEVIRRAKDADAILVNLTTQITANIIEHCPKLRYIGMCCSLYDENSASVDIRCARKHNIIVKGVNDYGDNGVGEYVVAELSSLLHGFHGKRWDERSFELTGFPVGIIGMGATGKTVAKALHFFGADLTYYSRSRKPEIEEMGISYMPLDALLEKNYCICTCLNKFVTLLNEPEFEKLGNHKILFNTGLTPASDLNALKQWLSHGDNYYYCDSNMALGDQSLRDYEHVSCFGGYSGGSYQAIERLTEKTIQNMDAFLKED, encoded by the coding sequence ATGTTTCAAAAATTAGTCGCTGTTGAACAGCTAAACCTTGTACCTCATGCAAATGAAGAAATCGCAAAGCGAGCTCTTGAATATGTTCACTATGAAGATATACCGGAAACAGAAGAAGAAGTTATCCGGCGTGCAAAAGATGCAGATGCAATTTTAGTAAATCTTACAACCCAGATTACGGCAAATATCATCGAGCATTGTCCGAAGCTGCGTTATATCGGAATGTGCTGCAGTCTGTATGATGAGAATAGTGCAAGTGTCGATATCCGTTGTGCAAGAAAGCATAATATCATTGTAAAGGGTGTAAATGATTATGGCGATAACGGCGTAGGCGAATATGTTGTGGCAGAATTATCCTCACTTTTACACGGATTTCATGGTAAACGCTGGGATGAACGTTCCTTCGAACTTACCGGTTTTCCTGTTGGAATCATCGGCATGGGTGCGACCGGAAAAACTGTAGCAAAAGCCTTGCATTTTTTTGGTGCAGATCTTACCTACTACAGTCGAAGCAGAAAGCCGGAGATAGAAGAAATGGGAATTTCTTATATGCCATTAGACGCTCTTTTAGAAAAGAATTACTGCATCTGCACATGTCTCAATAAATTTGTCACACTCTTAAATGAACCTGAATTTGAAAAACTGGGAAACCATAAAATTCTTTTTAATACCGGTCTCACACCAGCCAGTGATCTGAATGCACTAAAACAATGGTTATCTCATGGAGACAATTATTATTATTGCGACAGCAATATGGCATTAGGCGATCAAAGTCTGAGAGACTATGAACATGTAAGCTGTTTCGGCGGATATTCTGGCGGATCTTATCAGGCAATTGAGCGATTAACAGAGAAAACAATTCAAAATATGGATGCGTTTTTAAAAGAGGATTAA
- a CDS encoding helix-turn-helix transcriptional regulator — protein MIKNYIEHANFKETGFYYTLSLISGKHKPVILYCLMEFEVVRFNELKRYLKTVSDKTLSVNLKELEADNLIIRKEYPQIPPKVEYSLTERGKSLVQVLDKLCVWGEENRLINDR, from the coding sequence ATGATAAAAAACTATATTGAACATGCAAATTTTAAAGAAACAGGATTTTACTATACCCTGTCTCTCATTTCAGGAAAACATAAACCGGTAATCCTGTACTGCTTAATGGAATTTGAAGTAGTAAGATTTAATGAGCTGAAACGCTATTTGAAAACTGTTTCGGATAAGACATTAAGTGTAAATCTAAAAGAGTTGGAAGCAGATAATTTAATTATACGCAAAGAATATCCTCAGATACCTCCTAAAGTTGAATATTCTCTTACAGAAAGAGGCAAATCTCTCGTGCAGGTACTGGATAAACTTTGCGTATGGGGAGAAGAAAACAGACTAATTAACGATAGATAG
- a CDS encoding potassium/proton antiporter: MTHYLLFTGIVIAVCLFMKRFSEKIPVPSLIIFLILGMLFGIDGIIRIPFDNYELSEYICSSCLVFIMFYGGFGTNLHAAKPVASRAFLLSSLGVLMTAGLVGLFVHFLFGVHWIESFLIGAVISSTDAASVFNVLRSENLALKYHTDSLLELESGSNDPVSYMLTILLCAIMTGKNISIPSTLFLQISIGIIGGLFLGWTASFILAKYAAFSSAGRTIFLFSIALISYALPTILGGNGYLSVYFSGIILGNHYLPEKRSLVHFFDVLTEIAQMIIFFLLGLLVTPSQLPLVFFPAFSITLFLTFIGRPFSVFMILTPFKSSLAQIGIVSFAGLRGVASIVFAIYIVLADIPLPFNIFNLVFVIVLLSLSFQGTLLPFVAKKLNMIDSNTNIFKTFNDYQEDSDVNFIKIHVTDTHPFSGKTIKDLSLPRELLAVLLLREQTTILPSGNTLLRAGDLVVFAAPEFTDRSNLTLQESIISKSHKWNGKLIKDIPKDKHFLIIMIKREDQTIIPNGDTKLLLNDIIVSARF, translated from the coding sequence ATGACTCACTATTTACTATTTACTGGTATCGTAATCGCCGTTTGTCTCTTTATGAAACGCTTTTCTGAAAAAATACCAGTTCCTTCCCTAATTATTTTTCTTATTCTTGGCATGCTCTTTGGAATTGACGGAATTATACGGATTCCTTTTGATAATTATGAGCTATCCGAATATATTTGTTCTTCCTGCCTTGTTTTCATCATGTTTTATGGCGGTTTTGGAACAAATCTGCACGCTGCAAAGCCCGTAGCCTCTCGCGCTTTTCTTCTTTCTTCGCTTGGCGTACTTATGACAGCCGGATTAGTCGGCCTATTTGTTCATTTCCTATTCGGTGTACATTGGATTGAAAGTTTTTTAATCGGAGCTGTGATTTCTTCCACAGATGCGGCATCTGTATTCAATGTACTGCGCTCTGAAAATCTTGCACTAAAATATCATACGGACTCATTGCTTGAATTAGAGTCAGGATCTAATGACCCTGTCTCCTATATGCTGACAATTCTCTTGTGTGCCATTATGACAGGGAAAAATATATCCATCCCCTCAACTCTGTTTCTACAGATTTCTATTGGAATTATCGGCGGCCTTTTCCTTGGTTGGACAGCATCCTTCATACTGGCCAAATATGCCGCTTTTTCTTCTGCTGGACGGACTATTTTTCTATTTTCAATTGCACTTATTTCTTACGCTCTGCCTACAATTCTTGGTGGAAACGGATATTTAAGTGTTTATTTTTCCGGTATTATACTGGGCAATCATTATCTTCCAGAGAAAAGATCTCTCGTTCACTTTTTTGATGTTTTAACAGAAATTGCACAAATGATAATCTTCTTTTTACTAGGGCTTCTTGTAACTCCATCACAACTCCCTCTAGTATTTTTTCCGGCGTTTTCCATAACACTTTTTCTCACATTTATCGGAAGACCATTTTCTGTTTTTATGATTCTTACACCTTTTAAATCATCTTTAGCACAAATTGGCATCGTATCTTTCGCCGGACTCCGAGGAGTTGCTTCCATTGTATTTGCAATCTACATTGTATTGGCAGATATTCCTCTTCCTTTCAACATATTTAATCTTGTGTTTGTAATTGTACTTTTATCCTTGTCATTCCAAGGCACGCTCCTTCCTTTTGTTGCAAAAAAGTTAAATATGATTGATTCAAATACAAATATTTTTAAAACTTTTAATGATTACCAGGAAGACTCTGATGTGAATTTTATCAAAATTCATGTTACAGATACGCATCCTTTTTCCGGAAAAACAATAAAAGACCTTTCACTTCCCAGAGAACTGTTGGCAGTACTACTATTAAGAGAACAAACAACCATTCTTCCCTCCGGAAACACCTTACTGCGCGCCGGTGATCTAGTTGTATTTGCTGCACCGGAATTCACGGACAGAAGCAATCTGACCTTACAGGAATCTATTATTTCAAAAAGTCATAAGTGGAATGGAAAACTGATTAAAGATATTCCAAAAGATAAACATTTTCTTATCATAATGATTAAGCGAGAAGATCAGACAATTATTCCTAACGGCGATACGAAATTACTTTTGAATGATATTATTGTTTCAGCCAGATTTTAA
- a CDS encoding flavin reductase: MRKKLDITEGIFPMPVLMVATYNEDGNVNVMNAAWGMMQERGTVALNLTETHKTVKNIKKRGAFTVSIADAEHVVEADYFGVASGNKIMNKLEKAGLTASKAETVDAPVINEFPLCLECEYIEYQNNEYGCGVIGKVVNVTADESVMPNGKLDMSLVNAIAFDPYTHGYYKVTERVGEAFKDGMKLN, encoded by the coding sequence ATGCGAAAAAAATTAGATATCACTGAGGGTATTTTCCCAATGCCGGTATTGATGGTTGCTACTTATAATGAAGATGGAAACGTAAATGTTATGAATGCCGCATGGGGAATGATGCAGGAGCGGGGAACGGTAGCGCTTAACTTAACTGAAACTCATAAGACAGTAAAAAACATTAAAAAAAGAGGCGCATTTACTGTAAGCATTGCGGATGCTGAGCATGTAGTTGAGGCAGACTATTTTGGTGTTGCATCTGGCAACAAAATTATGAACAAACTAGAGAAAGCAGGGCTTACTGCTAGCAAAGCAGAAACAGTAGACGCTCCGGTTATCAATGAGTTCCCACTTTGCCTGGAATGTGAATATATCGAATATCAGAATAATGAGTATGGCTGTGGTGTTATCGGAAAAGTGGTAAATGTTACTGCGGATGAAAGCGTTATGCCTAATGGGAAGCTTGATATGTCCTTAGTAAATGCGATTGCCTTTGATCCATATACGCACGGATATTATAAAGTAACTGAGCGTGTAGGCGAAGCCTTCAAAGATGGAATGAAGCTGAATTAG
- a CDS encoding ABC transporter permease, giving the protein MKILGKIAISNNKENKTRSLLIMAAIALTTMLITAIGTFGYGGIKGNIENAENLYGNYIGAFAGMNNDQINEMGKRGEFDEIGLMASIGESDTKGHSKLVWADENALLMTNAYTMIRDGKMPEDENEIAASKVFFEQLGYNNIEVGDKVTVPVRRNGTEAFQNHEFVISGIMKDGVGNESQQSSTVLVSKKCYDSRVSDGEERYTAYFTFNESIKGDYDEIKALIKDLADKLGVDEKAISENGNLIVTKYSPTAEVLIPCVFICLIVVIFAAVVIYNIFQIGIARKIQEYGKIKAIGATKKQMKKIIVTEGMLLSIFAIPIGLVVGYFATSLLFNTAMDFARDSNEYLAIKDVSLFSLPVIIISALISLITVRLALIRAVKTVTTITPVSAFSYEESTVSKKGYRKGHKALSIMGLIKSDLATNKKRNVITIFVMGLSCILFVIISSLTSSIDPGYDARNNVEYGDYQIELNYDNSDQVYTENNLDEIIKRNPITDKVIEAFEAIDGVEKTQTRRYLTFTENGVKRDVAIFDRESFENELEKSGVVGDFTYDSVSKANGYVYTFSHFMKESGQKIGDKLDVTLNSDESSAKYSGEAMGSFGSVSADYVITEDTAKKLGLYDKSYAYLWIWCDDDAKTAVEGKIEQLYENDEHVYWESYDEVYELAEKQTLLVKVMAYTFLGLIGTICFLNMANTMIMNVITRKKEFGILQAVGMSNRQLGKMLQLEGIFFTVGSILISLIIGLPAGYGAFLYSKEEGFFGISTYHFPITEVLIMILVLLIMQMILSFILSKNVKKESIIDRIRY; this is encoded by the coding sequence ATGAAGATTTTGGGAAAGATAGCGATAAGCAATAACAAAGAAAATAAGACAAGAAGCCTTCTTATCATGGCGGCAATTGCACTTACAACGATGCTGATTACTGCTATAGGAACATTTGGCTATGGCGGTATAAAAGGCAATATTGAAAATGCAGAAAATCTATATGGAAACTATATTGGTGCATTTGCCGGCATGAATAATGATCAGATCAATGAAATGGGAAAAAGAGGGGAGTTTGATGAAATTGGTCTGATGGCATCTATCGGTGAATCTGACACAAAAGGACATTCTAAGTTAGTATGGGCAGATGAAAATGCGCTGCTTATGACAAACGCATACACGATGATTAGAGATGGAAAGATGCCGGAAGATGAAAATGAAATTGCAGCGTCAAAAGTATTTTTTGAACAACTGGGATATAACAATATAGAAGTTGGAGATAAAGTAACTGTTCCTGTAAGGCGAAATGGAACGGAAGCTTTTCAAAATCATGAATTTGTAATTTCCGGCATAATGAAAGATGGCGTCGGGAACGAAAGTCAGCAATCATCGACAGTTCTTGTTTCAAAGAAATGTTATGATAGTAGAGTTTCTGACGGAGAAGAAAGATATACAGCATATTTCACTTTTAATGAAAGCATAAAAGGCGATTATGATGAGATAAAGGCACTGATTAAAGATCTTGCAGATAAGCTTGGGGTAGATGAAAAAGCAATATCAGAGAATGGAAATCTCATTGTAACAAAATATTCACCAACTGCAGAAGTTTTGATTCCATGTGTTTTTATCTGTCTGATTGTAGTCATTTTTGCAGCAGTTGTTATTTACAACATATTCCAAATCGGAATTGCACGAAAAATACAGGAGTATGGAAAAATCAAAGCAATTGGTGCAACAAAGAAGCAGATGAAAAAAATAATTGTAACAGAAGGAATGCTTCTTTCAATATTTGCAATACCAATTGGTCTTGTAGTTGGGTATTTTGCAACATCACTTTTATTTAACACTGCAATGGATTTTGCCAGAGATAGTAATGAATATTTGGCGATTAAAGATGTTTCTTTATTTTCTCTGCCTGTTATTATAATTTCAGCGCTGATATCACTTATTACCGTAAGACTTGCGTTAATCAGAGCGGTCAAAACGGTTACAACAATTACGCCTGTCAGTGCGTTTTCATACGAAGAGTCTACAGTAAGCAAAAAAGGTTACAGAAAAGGTCATAAGGCATTAAGTATAATGGGACTGATTAAATCAGATCTTGCTACTAATAAAAAGAGAAATGTTATAACCATATTTGTTATGGGACTTTCATGTATCTTGTTTGTTATAATATCAAGTCTTACAAGCAGTATTGATCCGGGATATGATGCCAGAAACAATGTGGAGTATGGCGATTATCAGATAGAGCTAAACTATGATAATTCAGATCAGGTTTACACAGAAAACAATCTTGATGAGATTATAAAGCGCAATCCGATTACAGATAAAGTAATAGAAGCGTTTGAAGCAATCGACGGTGTAGAAAAAACACAGACAAGAAGATATCTTACTTTTACTGAAAATGGAGTAAAACGAGATGTTGCAATATTCGATCGAGAAAGCTTTGAAAATGAACTTGAAAAATCAGGAGTAGTCGGAGATTTTACTTATGATTCCGTCAGCAAAGCCAATGGATATGTATATACATTTTCTCATTTTATGAAAGAATCAGGACAAAAAATCGGAGATAAACTTGATGTAACATTAAATAGTGATGAATCAAGTGCTAAGTATAGTGGAGAAGCTATGGGTTCTTTCGGAAGTGTATCGGCAGATTATGTTATAACAGAAGATACTGCTAAAAAGCTTGGATTATACGATAAGAGCTATGCATATCTTTGGATTTGGTGTGATGATGACGCGAAAACAGCTGTTGAGGGTAAAATAGAGCAGCTTTATGAAAATGATGAACATGTTTACTGGGAGAGTTATGATGAAGTATACGAGCTTGCCGAAAAACAGACGCTTCTTGTTAAGGTGATGGCATACACGTTTCTTGGATTGATTGGAACAATATGTTTCCTTAATATGGCAAATACGATGATTATGAATGTAATCACACGAAAAAAAGAGTTCGGTATACTTCAGGCGGTTGGAATGAGTAACAGGCAGCTAGGGAAAATGCTTCAGCTTGAGGGTATCTTCTTCACCGTAGGTTCAATTTTAATCTCTTTGATTATAGGACTTCCGGCAGGATATGGGGCATTTTTATACTCAAAGGAAGAAGGATTCTTTGGGATCAGCACATATCACTTCCCGATAACTGAAGTTTTGATTATGATTTTAGTACTATTAATTATGCAGATGATATTGTCCTTTATATTAAGTAAAAATGTGAAGAAGGAATCAATTATTGACAGAATAAGATATTAA
- a CDS encoding helix-turn-helix transcriptional regulator, with protein MKIGETILKLREAKKMSQEEFAQHYHVTRQTISNWEKEKNYPDLQTLVQISNESGISLDSMLKDNFSLVQEIDKKVRHLKIFKIGTTIVLAIVLLISSYIGIQKGRQNHLIRTYEDTLEEMGFEKEGNNYYLTDSDFKYEVYIFDRPDIWELNQKMSDSEKFIIATLLEKNPGLKDNLDVTIRKTNDFITLYLSKGNHTINDTSPQIREYSLDKNGQIKHKEKMDTVDYEIYDQLKDEIANGVKKLNEMYSKLYE; from the coding sequence ATGAAGATAGGAGAAACGATTTTAAAATTACGAGAAGCGAAAAAAATGTCTCAAGAAGAGTTTGCACAACATTATCATGTGACGAGGCAAACTATTTCAAATTGGGAAAAAGAAAAAAATTATCCGGATTTGCAAACATTAGTCCAGATTAGTAACGAATCAGGAATTTCACTAGATTCTATGCTCAAGGATAATTTTTCTCTAGTACAAGAAATTGATAAAAAAGTGCGGCATCTAAAAATATTTAAAATTGGAACAACCATTGTATTAGCGATAGTCCTTTTAATTTCATCCTATATCGGAATTCAAAAAGGACGACAGAATCATCTCATCCGGACATATGAAGATACGTTAGAAGAAATGGGATTTGAAAAGGAAGGAAATAACTATTACTTAACAGATTCTGATTTTAAATATGAAGTCTATATATTTGACCGGCCGGATATATGGGAATTGAATCAAAAAATGAGTGATAGCGAAAAATTTATAATAGCCACACTTCTTGAAAAGAATCCTGGTTTGAAAGACAATTTAGATGTTACCATTCGGAAAACAAATGATTTTATAACACTTTATCTTTCCAAAGGAAATCACACGATAAATGATACTTCTCCACAGATCAGAGAATATAGCCTTGATAAAAATGGTCAGATCAAGCATAAAGAAAAAATGGATACAGTTGATTATGAAATATATGACCAATTGAAAGATGAGATAGCAAATGGTGTAAAAAAACTAAATGAAATGTATTCAAAGCTTTACGAATAA
- a CDS encoding EFR1 family ferrodoxin (N-terminal region resembles flavodoxins. C-terminal ferrodoxin region binds two 4Fe-4S clusters.) → MILFFTGTGNSRYIAEKIAKKTCDDMICINDRIKQNDASSIRGSGDLIIVTPTYAWRIPNLVKEWLLQTSFIDVERVWFVMNCGDSIGKAGRYNRELCMKKDWKYMGTVQIIMPENYIAMFPVPDEKEAEKIIAAADVTIEEAISCIQLAKMFPERKNHLWDGLLSGLVNQLFYPLFVKATPFYAKDSCIGCGKCASLCPLNNIRLEKGKPVWGNECTHCMACICCCPEEAIEYGKKSEGKVRYHCK, encoded by the coding sequence ATGATTTTATTTTTTACAGGAACTGGAAACAGTCGATATATTGCGGAAAAAATTGCGAAAAAAACTTGTGATGACATGATATGTATCAATGATCGAATAAAACAAAATGATGCCAGTTCCATTAGGGGTTCAGGAGATTTGATTATAGTGACACCTACCTATGCCTGGAGAATACCTAATTTGGTTAAAGAATGGCTTTTGCAAACGTCATTTATCGATGTAGAACGCGTATGGTTTGTAATGAATTGTGGAGATTCTATTGGAAAAGCAGGTCGATACAACAGGGAACTGTGCATGAAAAAAGATTGGAAGTATATGGGGACAGTGCAGATTATTATGCCTGAGAATTACATTGCCATGTTTCCGGTGCCGGATGAAAAAGAGGCAGAAAAGATCATAGCAGCGGCAGATGTTACAATCGAAGAAGCAATTAGCTGTATCCAGTTGGCGAAGATGTTTCCAGAGCGAAAGAATCATTTATGGGACGGGCTTTTAAGCGGATTAGTGAATCAATTATTTTATCCATTATTTGTAAAAGCCACACCGTTTTATGCGAAGGATTCCTGTATCGGATGCGGAAAATGTGCGTCCTTATGTCCGTTAAACAATATTCGGCTGGAAAAAGGTAAGCCTGTTTGGGGAAACGAATGTACACACTGTATGGCGTGTATTTGTTGCTGTCCAGAGGAGGCAATTGAATATGGGAAGAAGAGTGAAGGAAAAGTACGCTATCATTGCAAGTAA
- a CDS encoding ABC transporter ATP-binding protein: MDTILRTENLCKYYGEGDNQVKAVQNTEIEIKRGEFVAIIGKSGSGKSTLLHLLGGLDYPTCGKVFIKGQDIFKMSEDELAVFRRQKIGFVFQAFNLVSSINVYENVVLPLGLDGKEPNEKYVNDILKTLGIEEKVNNLPSTLSGGQQQRVAIARALASKPDIVLADEPTGNLDTKTGEEVISMLKLSAEKYGQTLVIITHNEEIAQLADRILVIEDGKVAELK; encoded by the coding sequence ATGGATACAATTTTAAGGACAGAAAACCTGTGTAAATATTATGGTGAAGGAGATAACCAGGTAAAGGCAGTTCAGAATACGGAAATAGAAATTAAAAGAGGCGAATTTGTTGCAATCATAGGAAAGTCAGGCTCCGGTAAGAGTACGCTGTTACATCTTTTAGGAGGTCTTGATTATCCTACATGCGGCAAAGTATTCATAAAGGGGCAAGATATTTTCAAGATGTCTGAAGATGAACTGGCAGTGTTTAGAAGACAGAAGATTGGTTTTGTTTTTCAGGCATTTAATCTGGTATCATCTATTAATGTGTATGAAAATGTGGTTTTGCCGCTTGGATTAGATGGAAAAGAACCAAATGAAAAGTATGTCAATGATATTTTAAAAACTTTGGGAATAGAAGAAAAGGTAAATAATCTTCCATCCACCTTATCAGGAGGACAGCAGCAAAGAGTTGCCATTGCAAGAGCTCTGGCTTCAAAGCCTGATATTGTGTTAGCTGATGAGCCGACGGGAAATCTGGATACTAAGACAGGAGAAGAAGTTATTTCGATGCTGAAGTTGTCTGCGGAAAAATATGGTCAGACGCTTGTGATTATTACGCATAATGAAGAAATTGCCCAGCTGGCAGACAGAATCCTTGTCATTGAGGACGGAAAGGTGGCTGAGCTAAAATGA
- a CDS encoding metallophosphoesterase — protein MKYFGKFIRGKMFEYLFGIFSVLSIFYVSDRMGKMLKSVFAYDFTLEIFLVLAVLLGYMFLYLKCGKEKKVTRNFYEICSIIVCFLLYLVLALWVYDIADVLFRIPEDKWYIIPMISSMILTCYGFVHAKKIYLKEYKLSIEHCTEKETIVLLSDIHVGTFVNLKQLEKMVSMVNRIHADKIIIAGDMFDVEAFEYCDKAKIAEVLRKLRPKGKIYAVLGNHDPGSCSAVMQNFYQKAEIDLLIDEVETADSCIIIGRDDVTTNPDRKSLKDIISGVEKEEFDKKKLKIVIDHNPLGIKEAVENHMDLVLCGHTHKGQFFPANIFTRLAYGKQGYYGYFKENDTQSIVSSGVGFFQMPMRIGSNSEIVILNINK, from the coding sequence ATGAAATATTTTGGGAAATTTATTCGCGGAAAAATGTTTGAATATCTTTTTGGCATATTTTCTGTACTGTCGATTTTTTATGTATCAGATCGTATGGGAAAAATGCTAAAGAGCGTTTTTGCTTATGATTTTACTTTGGAAATTTTTCTTGTTTTGGCAGTACTTTTAGGATATATGTTTTTATATCTGAAGTGTGGAAAAGAGAAAAAAGTTACAAGAAATTTCTATGAAATATGCAGCATAATTGTTTGTTTTTTATTATATCTTGTATTAGCTCTGTGGGTTTATGATATTGCAGATGTGTTGTTCCGGATTCCGGAGGATAAATGGTATATAATTCCGATGATAAGTTCGATGATTCTTACTTGCTACGGATTTGTACATGCAAAAAAAATATATTTAAAAGAATACAAGCTTTCAATCGAGCACTGTACAGAAAAGGAAACGATAGTTCTTTTAAGTGATATTCATGTTGGAACCTTTGTGAATTTGAAGCAATTAGAGAAAATGGTATCTATGGTAAATCGTATACACGCAGATAAGATTATAATTGCAGGAGATATGTTTGATGTAGAAGCTTTTGAGTATTGTGATAAAGCTAAAATAGCGGAAGTTCTTAGAAAACTGAGACCGAAAGGAAAAATTTATGCTGTATTGGGAAATCATGATCCAGGTTCATGTTCTGCAGTAATGCAAAATTTTTATCAAAAGGCGGAGATTGATTTATTGATAGACGAAGTTGAAACGGCAGATTCCTGTATTATTATTGGAAGAGATGACGTGACAACAAATCCGGACAGAAAATCATTAAAAGATATTATTTCAGGAGTAGAAAAAGAGGAATTTGACAAGAAAAAACTGAAAATTGTTATTGATCATAATCCACTGGGAATAAAAGAAGCAGTAGAAAACCATATGGATTTGGTTTTATGTGGTCATACCCATAAAGGACAGTTTTTTCCGGCAAATATATTTACCAGACTTGCATATGGAAAACAAGGATATTATGGATATTTTAAAGAGAATGATACACAAAGTATAGTCTCTTCTGGAGTGGGATTTTTTCAAATGCCTATGCGGATTGGAAGTAATAGTGAAATTGTGATTCTTAATATAAACAAATAG